From one Streptomyces sp. NBC_01478 genomic stretch:
- a CDS encoding APC family permease, whose translation MSKLTDVPKRILIGRALRSDRLGETLLPKRIALPVFASDPLSSVAYAPGEVLLVLSIAGVSAYHFSPWIAVAVVVLMFTVVASYRQNVHAYPSGGGDYEVATTNLGPKAGLTVASALLVDYVLTVAVSIASGIENLGSAVPFVVEHKVSCAVAVVVLLTLMNLRGVKESGSLFAIPTYVFVAGVFVMIAWGAFRGLVLGDTMRAPTADYHIKAEHQGLAGFALVFLMLRAFSSGCAALTGVEAISNGVPAFRKPKSKNAATTLAAMGILAVTMFCGIIALAMTTKVRMAENPATDLLHNGVAIGSGYVQNPVISQVAEAVFGKGSFLFVVLAAATALVLFLAANTAYNGFPLLGSILAQDRYLPRQLHTRGDRLAFSNGIVLLAGTATLLIAIYGADSTRLIQLYIVGVFVSFTLSQTGMVRHWNRHLATEKDQAKRRHMVRSRAINTFGAFFTGLVLVVVLVTKFTHGAWVALLGMCIFYATMTAIRKHYDRVAEEIAAPEGPSDDSIRPSRVHSVVLISKIHRPALRALAYAKLMRSDTLEALSVNVDPAEIKALREEWERRGIDVPLKVLDSPYREITRPIIEYVKSLRKESPRDAVSVIIPEYVVGHWYEHLLHNQSALRLKGRLLFTPGVMVTSVPYQLESSEAAKNRARKRSEWSAPGAVRRGPAEERHRESSDTKG comes from the coding sequence TCGCACTCCCCGTCTTCGCTTCCGACCCGCTGTCCTCCGTGGCCTACGCGCCCGGCGAGGTGCTGCTGGTCCTCTCCATCGCGGGCGTGTCGGCGTACCACTTCAGCCCCTGGATCGCGGTCGCGGTCGTGGTGCTGATGTTCACCGTGGTCGCCTCCTACCGGCAGAACGTCCACGCCTACCCCAGCGGCGGCGGCGACTACGAGGTGGCCACCACCAACCTCGGCCCCAAGGCCGGCCTCACCGTCGCCAGCGCCCTGCTCGTCGACTACGTCCTCACCGTCGCCGTCTCGATCGCCTCCGGCATCGAGAACCTCGGTTCCGCGGTCCCGTTCGTGGTCGAGCACAAGGTGAGCTGCGCGGTCGCCGTCGTGGTGCTCCTCACGCTGATGAACCTGCGCGGGGTGAAGGAGTCCGGCTCGCTGTTCGCGATCCCGACGTACGTCTTCGTCGCGGGCGTCTTCGTGATGATCGCGTGGGGTGCCTTCCGCGGACTCGTCCTCGGCGACACCATGCGCGCGCCGACCGCCGACTACCACATCAAGGCCGAGCACCAGGGCCTCGCGGGCTTCGCGCTCGTCTTCCTGATGCTGCGCGCCTTCTCCTCCGGCTGCGCCGCGCTTACCGGCGTCGAGGCGATCTCCAACGGCGTCCCGGCCTTCCGCAAGCCCAAGTCGAAGAACGCGGCGACCACGCTCGCGGCGATGGGCATCCTGGCCGTGACAATGTTCTGCGGGATCATCGCGCTGGCCATGACGACCAAGGTCCGCATGGCCGAGAACCCGGCCACCGACCTGCTGCACAACGGCGTCGCGATCGGCTCCGGCTATGTCCAGAACCCGGTGATCTCCCAGGTCGCCGAGGCCGTGTTCGGCAAGGGCAGCTTCCTGTTCGTCGTGCTCGCCGCGGCCACCGCGCTGGTCCTGTTCCTCGCCGCGAACACCGCCTACAACGGCTTCCCCCTGCTCGGCTCGATCCTCGCCCAGGACCGCTACCTCCCGCGCCAACTGCACACCCGCGGCGACCGCCTGGCCTTCTCCAACGGCATCGTGCTGCTCGCCGGCACGGCCACCCTGCTGATCGCGATCTACGGCGCCGACTCGACCCGCCTGATCCAGCTCTACATCGTGGGCGTGTTCGTCTCCTTCACCCTCAGCCAGACCGGCATGGTCCGGCACTGGAACCGCCACCTCGCCACCGAGAAGGACCAGGCCAAGCGCCGTCACATGGTCCGCTCGCGCGCGATCAACACCTTCGGCGCGTTCTTCACCGGCCTGGTGCTGGTCGTCGTCCTGGTCACGAAGTTCACGCACGGCGCCTGGGTGGCGCTGCTCGGCATGTGCATCTTCTACGCCACGATGACCGCGATCCGTAAGCACTACGACCGGGTCGCCGAGGAGATCGCCGCCCCCGAGGGCCCCAGCGACGACAGCATCCGGCCGTCCCGCGTCCACTCCGTGGTCCTCATCTCCAAGATCCACCGCCCGGCTCTACGGGCCCTGGCCTACGCCAAGTTGATGCGCTCGGACACCCTGGAGGCGCTCAGCGTCAACGTGGACCCGGCCGAGATCAAGGCGCTGCGCGAGGAGTGGGAGCGGCGCGGGATCGACGTACCGCTGAAGGTGCTGGACTCGCCGTACCGGGAGATCACGCGGCCGATCATCGAGTACGTGAAGAGCCTGCGGAAGGAGTCGCCGCGGGACGCGGTGTCCGTGATCATCCCCGAGTACGTGGTCGGCCACTGGTACGAGCACCTGCTGCACAACCAGAGCGCGCTGAGGTTGAAGGGCCGGCTGCTGTTCACGCCGGGTGTGATGGTGACGTCGGTGCCGTACCAGCTCGAGTCCTCCGAGGCGGCGAAGAACCGGGCGCGGAAGCGGTCGGAGTGGAGCGCTCCGGGTGCGGTGCGGCGGGGGCCGGCGGAGGAGCGGCACCGGGAGTCCTCGGACACCAAGGGCTGA
- a CDS encoding class I SAM-dependent RNA methyltransferase: MQAEPKKSLVGEEYEVEVGPVAHGGHCIARTAEGQVLFVRHTLPGERVVARVTDGEEGARFLRADAVTILEESKDRVEAPCPYAGPGRCGGCDWQHAKPGAQRRLKGEVIAEQLQRLAGLTPEEAGWDGTVMPAEGDKLPAGQVPQWRTRVQYAVDVDGNAGLRKHRSHEVEPIEHCMIAAPGVSELGIEERDWSGMASVDAIAATGSQDRMVILEPRPGARLPLVELERPVSVMRVEEHDGGIHRVHGRAFVRERADGRTYRVGSGGFWQVHPMAADTLVKAVMQGLLPRKGDMALDLYCGVGLFAGALADRLGDKGAVLGIESGKRAVEDARHNLAGFERVRVEQGKVESVLPRTGISEVDLIVLDPPRSGAGKKTVEHLSSLGARKIAYVACDPAALARDLGYFRDGGYRVRTLRAFDLFPMTHHVECVAILEPVAKAS; this comes from the coding sequence ATGCAGGCAGAACCGAAGAAATCGCTGGTGGGGGAGGAGTACGAGGTCGAGGTGGGCCCCGTCGCCCATGGCGGGCACTGCATCGCCCGTACGGCCGAGGGCCAGGTGCTGTTCGTCCGGCACACGCTGCCCGGTGAGCGCGTGGTCGCGCGGGTCACCGACGGCGAGGAGGGCGCGCGGTTCCTGCGGGCCGACGCGGTGACGATCCTGGAGGAGTCCAAGGACCGGGTCGAGGCGCCCTGCCCGTACGCCGGTCCCGGCCGCTGCGGCGGCTGCGACTGGCAGCACGCCAAGCCCGGCGCCCAGCGCCGGCTCAAGGGCGAGGTCATCGCCGAGCAGTTGCAGCGGCTCGCCGGGCTCACGCCCGAGGAGGCCGGCTGGGACGGCACGGTGATGCCGGCCGAGGGCGACAAGCTGCCCGCGGGACAGGTCCCGCAGTGGCGCACGCGCGTGCAGTACGCGGTGGACGTGGACGGCAACGCCGGTCTGCGCAAGCACCGTTCGCACGAGGTCGAGCCCATCGAGCACTGCATGATCGCGGCGCCGGGCGTCAGCGAGCTGGGCATCGAGGAGCGCGACTGGTCCGGCATGGCCTCGGTCGACGCGATCGCGGCGACGGGTTCCCAGGACCGCATGGTCATCCTGGAGCCCCGTCCCGGCGCCCGCCTGCCCCTGGTCGAACTCGAACGCCCCGTCTCGGTCATGCGCGTCGAGGAGCACGACGGCGGCATCCACCGCGTCCACGGCCGCGCGTTCGTCCGCGAGCGCGCCGACGGCCGTACGTACCGCGTCGGCAGCGGCGGCTTCTGGCAGGTCCACCCGATGGCCGCCGACACCCTCGTCAAGGCGGTCATGCAGGGCCTGCTCCCGCGCAAGGGCGACATGGCCCTCGACCTGTACTGCGGCGTCGGCCTCTTCGCGGGCGCCCTCGCCGACCGCCTCGGCGACAAGGGCGCGGTCCTCGGCATCGAGTCCGGCAAGCGCGCGGTCGAGGACGCGCGGCACAATCTCGCCGGGTTCGAGCGGGTGCGGGTCGAACAGGGGAAGGTCGAGAGCGTGCTCCCGCGCACCGGCATCTCCGAGGTCGACCTGATCGTCCTCGACCCGCCGCGCTCGGGGGCCGGCAAGAAGACCGTGGAGCATCTGTCGTCGCTGGGGGCGCGGAAGATCGCGTATGTGGCGTGCGATCCGGCAGCGTTGGCCCGGGACTTGGGGTACTTCCGGGACGGGGGGTATCGGGTGCGGACGCTGCGGGCGTTCGATCTTTTCCCGATGACTCACCACGTGGAGTGCGTGGCGATTCTGGAGCCGGTGGCCAAGGCGTCCTGA
- a CDS encoding heavy metal translocating P-type ATPase, giving the protein MGADSVAVLVTTDLAVGGMTCAACVKRVEKKLGKLDGVTATVNLATGRARVSHPPEIGAAELVAAVEQAGYTAALPAPPKERRRADGDQEHDESERARQERDRLLYTALLAVPVLVLSMVPGLQFRNWQWLCFALAAPVAVWGAWPFHVRAVRGLRHSAATMDALVSLGVVASFGWSAYALFLGGAGDPGMRMPFSLVPAASDGVAHIYLEAAVGVPLFVLAGRFLEARARRGTGAALRSLARLAAKDVSVREGDAERLVPIEELTVGQVFVVRPGERVATDGQVAEGSSAVDLSLVTGESEPVEVGPGSAVVGGAVNSGGLLLVRATAIGADTQLARIARLVTEAQTGKAKAQRLADSVAGVFVPVVLALAFTTLGFWLGAGAEPQAALTACVAVLVVACPCALGLATPTALMAATGRGAQLGVLVSGPQALEGLRHLDTVVLDKTGTLTSGHMTVARVTAVPDGLGKDAVLRLAGAVERGSEHPLGRAIVAYSQRALTEGVLPDVSEFSALPGKGVRGRVEGRLVEVLALEGELPGALMDALPAAEAAAHTPVLVRVDGVTEALIEIGDVVRPGSHRAVEQLRRLGVRPVLATGDREAPAAAVASALGIDETHARCSPEDKADLVRELQERGHRVAVIGDGVNDAAALALADLGIAMGTGTDVAIGAADVTLVRGDIEALADAVRLARRTLATIRTNLVWAFGYNVVTVPLAMVGLLNPMLAAAAMSVSSVLVVANSLRLRAWQPTNAAGRRTR; this is encoded by the coding sequence ATGGGCGCCGACTCGGTGGCCGTTCTCGTGACGACCGATCTGGCCGTCGGCGGTATGACCTGCGCGGCCTGTGTGAAGCGGGTCGAGAAGAAGCTCGGCAAGCTGGACGGGGTCACGGCGACCGTCAATCTGGCCACCGGGCGGGCCAGGGTGAGCCATCCGCCGGAGATCGGCGCCGCGGAACTCGTCGCGGCGGTGGAGCAGGCCGGCTATACGGCGGCCCTTCCCGCGCCGCCGAAGGAGCGGCGGCGTGCCGACGGGGATCAGGAACACGACGAGTCCGAGCGGGCGCGGCAGGAACGTGACCGGCTGCTGTACACGGCGCTGCTCGCGGTTCCCGTCCTGGTGCTGTCGATGGTGCCCGGCCTCCAGTTCCGCAACTGGCAGTGGCTGTGCTTCGCGCTGGCCGCGCCGGTCGCCGTATGGGGTGCGTGGCCCTTCCACGTGCGGGCGGTGCGCGGGCTGCGGCACTCGGCGGCGACCATGGACGCGCTGGTGTCCCTCGGCGTCGTGGCGTCCTTCGGCTGGTCGGCCTACGCGCTCTTCCTCGGCGGCGCCGGTGATCCCGGGATGCGGATGCCGTTCAGTCTGGTGCCCGCCGCCTCGGACGGTGTCGCGCACATCTATCTCGAAGCGGCCGTCGGCGTACCGCTGTTCGTGCTGGCCGGCCGTTTCCTGGAGGCACGGGCCCGGCGCGGTACCGGGGCGGCGCTGCGCTCGCTCGCCCGGCTCGCGGCCAAGGATGTGTCGGTGCGTGAGGGGGATGCCGAACGGCTTGTGCCCATCGAGGAGTTGACGGTGGGTCAGGTCTTCGTCGTGCGGCCCGGTGAGCGGGTCGCCACCGACGGGCAGGTGGCGGAGGGCAGTTCGGCCGTGGACCTGTCCCTGGTCACCGGCGAGAGCGAGCCGGTCGAGGTCGGGCCGGGCTCGGCCGTCGTCGGCGGTGCCGTCAACTCCGGTGGGCTGCTGCTGGTGCGGGCCACCGCCATCGGCGCGGACACCCAACTCGCCCGCATCGCGCGCCTGGTGACCGAGGCACAGACCGGGAAGGCGAAGGCGCAGCGGCTGGCCGACTCGGTCGCCGGGGTCTTCGTACCGGTCGTGCTGGCCCTGGCCTTCACGACGCTCGGCTTCTGGCTCGGTGCCGGGGCCGAACCGCAGGCCGCGCTCACCGCGTGCGTGGCCGTGCTCGTCGTGGCCTGCCCGTGTGCGCTGGGTCTGGCCACCCCGACCGCGCTGATGGCCGCGACCGGCCGGGGTGCCCAACTGGGCGTCCTCGTCAGCGGTCCGCAGGCACTGGAAGGGCTCCGGCATCTCGACACCGTCGTCCTCGACAAGACCGGCACGCTCACCTCGGGGCACATGACCGTCGCCCGCGTCACGGCCGTACCGGACGGGCTGGGGAAGGACGCGGTGCTGCGGCTGGCCGGCGCGGTCGAGCGGGGCTCGGAGCATCCGCTGGGCCGGGCGATCGTCGCGTACTCCCAACGCGCCCTGACCGAAGGGGTGTTGCCGGACGTGAGCGAGTTCAGCGCCCTGCCGGGGAAGGGCGTGCGAGGCCGCGTCGAGGGGCGGCTGGTCGAAGTCCTGGCCCTGGAGGGCGAGTTGCCCGGCGCCCTCATGGACGCCCTGCCCGCGGCGGAGGCCGCCGCGCACACCCCGGTACTGGTACGGGTGGACGGGGTGACCGAGGCGCTGATCGAGATCGGTGACGTCGTACGCCCCGGAAGCCACCGCGCCGTCGAGCAGTTGCGACGCCTCGGTGTACGGCCCGTGCTCGCCACCGGCGACCGGGAGGCACCCGCGGCGGCCGTCGCGTCGGCGCTGGGCATCGACGAGACGCACGCCCGCTGCTCGCCCGAGGACAAGGCCGATCTCGTACGGGAGTTGCAGGAGCGGGGCCACCGGGTGGCCGTCATCGGCGACGGTGTGAACGACGCCGCCGCACTCGCCCTCGCCGACCTCGGCATCGCCATGGGCACCGGCACCGACGTGGCCATCGGGGCCGCCGACGTGACCCTCGTCCGCGGCGACATCGAAGCCCTCGCGGACGCCGTACGGCTGGCCCGGCGCACCCTGGCCACCATCCGCACCAATCTCGTGTGGGCCTTCGGCTACAACGTCGTGACCGTGCCGCTCGCCATGGTCGGTTTGCTCAACCCCATGCTCGCCGCCGCGGCCATGTCGGTCAGCTCGGTGCTGGTCGTCGCCAACAGCCTGCGGCTGCGCGCCTGGCAGCCGACGAATGCCGCCGGGAGGCGTACCCGATGA
- a CDS encoding copper chaperone PCu(A)C: MNGPHPWRPTRRRLTDTLFAAVAPVAVCGLALAGLTAWAGAGKAGSPARIAVSNSRVYLPNGSGADTAAFFDVSNLGGADDRLVGVTSSATGGEITLGRRRTGGYRADVASVVVSAGRELSMSPDGLDVTLRAPAGWRAGDLVPFTLHFAHSGAVRTIAVVVRRPEQ, translated from the coding sequence ATGAACGGACCGCACCCCTGGCGCCCGACCCGCCGCCGGCTCACCGACACCCTGTTCGCCGCGGTCGCGCCCGTCGCCGTGTGCGGCCTCGCCCTGGCCGGACTGACGGCCTGGGCCGGCGCCGGGAAGGCGGGCAGCCCGGCCCGGATCGCCGTCTCGAACAGCCGGGTCTACCTGCCGAACGGCTCCGGCGCCGACACCGCCGCGTTCTTCGACGTCTCCAACCTCGGCGGCGCGGACGACCGTCTGGTCGGCGTGACGTCCTCCGCCACCGGCGGGGAGATCACCCTCGGCCGCCGTCGCACGGGCGGCTACCGGGCCGACGTGGCGTCCGTCGTCGTATCGGCGGGCCGTGAACTGTCCATGTCCCCGGACGGCCTGGACGTGACCCTTCGGGCGCCGGCGGGTTGGCGGGCGGGCGACCTCGTGCCGTTCACGCTGCACTTCGCACACAGCGGGGCGGTCAGGACGATCGCGGTGGTGGTCCGGCGGCCCGAACAGTGA